The Verrucomicrobium spinosum DSM 4136 = JCM 18804 DNA segment GCACCAGGAAACCGTCGGCGTGGTCCATCATGGCCTGCTTGCGCTCGTGCATGGTCTCCACCTCGATCAACCGGGTCACGCCGCGGTGCTCCTTTTCCAGCTCGACGAGCTTCTTAGGGATGACGCCGATCACCTCCCCGCCCTGGGCAAGGGCGGCATCTGCCACCGCGCCCATCAGCCCTATGCTGCCCCCGCCGTACACCATGCCCAGTCCGCTGCGCGCCAGCTTGGCCCCGACCTCTGCCGCCACCTCGGCAAAAACAGGATTGTTTCCGAAACTGGACCCACAATAGACACAGACGCGATGCATGGTGCAATGCATGATGATCGCTCCGGCGCGATCCGGCAACCGCGAATGCGATGCCCCCTTTCTGATCTGGCCCAAGAAAATCCCGCCGATCCGCGTTATCCCAAGTGTCGAACTGTCTCTGCCAGATGCCTCTCCCAGCCAGACTGCAAAAAGGCCAACGACCCGCGTCACAGCCGGGCGGGAAGTGACAAAAATGGGTGAATGTCTGCCATCGTCAACGACGTCAGTTTCTGCTAGGCTTTGCCAAACGCTATTTTCTCCATGAAAACCCGAGCATTCTTTGCTGCGCTCTGCGCGCTTTTTGCAGGCCTCTCACCTGTTCCCGCTTCCGCCGTGGAACTTGTCATTGAGCCTGACACCCTCTCCCCGTCCTCCACCGTCGAGCTGCGATTCGACACGCCCATGGTGGGCAAGGATCGCGTCGGC contains these protein-coding regions:
- a CDS encoding TIGR00730 family Rossman fold protein translates to MHRVCVYCGSSFGNNPVFAEVAAEVGAKLARSGLGMVYGGGSIGLMGAVADAALAQGGEVIGVIPKKLVELEKEHRGVTRLIEVETMHERKQAMMDHADGFLVLPGGYGTLEELFEVLAWLQLGFHTKPVGLLNVAGYYDPLVKMLDAMVENELLHPEHHALLLVDRDVEALLGRMMDFMVPDVSKWL